The segment GCCTGCCGGAGCGCGGCCTTGATCTCCATGAAGCGGGGGTGGTCGAGGTACCCCATGCACGCCCCCTCGAGCTGCGCCAGCGCGGAGAGGAACTGCTCCAGCCGGAAGTTCCTCTCGAGGTGCGACAGCAGGTGCTCCGCGTCCTTGCCGAGGGCGTTCCGGAACAGGGTGAAGCGCGCGGCGATCTTCGCCTCCTGCTTCGAGACGCGGGCGGCCACGTCGTAGTTGGAGCGGGAGTTCGTGATCCCGCGCCCGAGAACCTCGAGATTCTCGTCGACCAGGACCGACTTGGTGGTGGTGGACCCGAGATCGATGCCGATGAACGTGCGCATGCCGCTTTCTCCCTTACGCTCCGGCCGCGGCGGCGGAGCCGCCGGCACGGCGCTTCTGGTCGATCATCTGGAAGTAGCTCTCGAGGCGGTTCTTCACGTTCGCCGCGGAGAAGTAGCGCGGGTCGACCAGGTCGGTCTCGATGAAGGCCGCCGGCTTCCCGGTGATCTTCTCGACCTCCCGCATCATGACGAGCTGGCCGGCGGAGAAACTGTTGCAGCTCTTGATCGAGTTGATGAGCAGCCCGTCCGCCTCGTACTCAAGGAGGTTGCGCGCGAGCATGTCGACGCGGGTGGGAAGGTTCCGGTTCGTGTAGACCCCGAGGCAGTAGTCCGCGAGGGACTCCAGCGGGTGGTCCGGGTCGTGCCGGAACCCGTCGTAGTCGTAGACGCCGCCGACCTTCGTGTAGGACGAGGCGACCACGACCGCGCCCGCCTCGGAGAACATCCTCCAGAAATCGCGGAACGAGGTCCAGTTCGGCGGCCCTTCGACCACGAGGCGGTAGTTCTCCTCCGGCATGTCGCCGTCCGGCGACTGCGCGCACAGCCCCTTCGCGATCCGCTCCTCGATCTCGGCCCGGAGCAGCCGGTAATACTCGATCGCCTCGTCGGTCCCCCGGAAGGCGGTGAAGATCGGGCCCATGTAGTAGACGCCCCCGAAATAGCAGTCGACGGGCGACGGCTTCCGTTTCGACGACTCGAGCATCCAGACGAGGTCGTTCTCGGCGATCGCCGACTTGCGCAGGTACTCCCGCAGTCGGTCGATGTCGAACTTCACGCCGGAGACCTTCTCGAGGACCGGGATCACGTCCTCCTTCAGCTGCTTCACGATGTAGTCGCGCATGTTCTTCGTCGGCGCCCCGTCGGCGGCGTAGGGGACGTGGAGCATCACCGTGGGGCACTTGTACTGCTCCCGGAGCAGCTCGAACCACTTCATGAAGGTGAAGCACCCCGTGTAGCTGAGGAGCAGGACGTCCGGGTCGGGGAACGGCTTCCCGTTGGGGGCGATGTTCCCCTTCGCCATCATGCCGATGTCCGCCTTTACGTAGGTGCAGACGTCCTCGGAGTGCCCCGACCGCTCCGCCTCGGCGATCATCTCGCCGGATTTCTTCCGCATCGCGTTCTGGATCGCGTTGATCTCCGGGAGGTTGTTCGCGATGTCGAAACACATGAGCAGCTCGTTCAGGTTCCCCGGGACGAAGGTGGAGGAGACCTTGGCCGTTCCGCCCGTGATCCGGTCGTAGTTCCGGGTGATCATCTCTTTCTGGACCATCTGCGAATTGGACTTGACGACTTTCGGCGGACTCATGACGCGCTCCAGAGTTTGATGGAGTCGGCGAAGGTGCCCGACTGTTCGCGGATCGGCTGCATCTGGCTCGAATTCTCGGCGTACTGGATGTGGATGTAGGGGATCCCGAGCGGCTCGATCCGGGAGATGATCATCGGCTTGTCGAGCAGCGCGGGGTCGCAGAAGGAGGGGGCGGCGAAGATGACGCCGTCGGCCTTCCGCTTCCGGACGGAGTCGATCAGGTAGCTCCCTTTTTTGGCGACGTCCACCTCGTACTTGGCCGCCGTTTCCGCGGAGTGGAGGAGGAACGCCCGTGAGAGGTTTTCGATCGGGTCGCCCTCCGTGGGGACATCCTCGAGGAGCCAGCGGGAGACGAGCATCAGATCGTCGTCCACGATGTAGCAGCCTGACATCTCGAGCGACTTGATGAGGTTCAGCGGCG is part of the Deltaproteobacteria bacterium CG2_30_66_27 genome and harbors:
- a CDS encoding benzoyl-CoA reductase subunit B; this translates as MSPPKVVKSNSQMVQKEMITRNYDRITGGTAKVSSTFVPGNLNELLMCFDIANNLPEINAIQNAMRKKSGEMIAEAERSGHSEDVCTYVKADIGMMAKGNIAPNGKPFPDPDVLLLSYTGCFTFMKWFELLREQYKCPTVMLHVPYAADGAPTKNMRDYIVKQLKEDVIPVLEKVSGVKFDIDRLREYLRKSAIAENDLVWMLESSKRKPSPVDCYFGGVYYMGPIFTAFRGTDEAIEYYRLLRAEIEERIAKGLCAQSPDGDMPEENYRLVVEGPPNWTSFRDFWRMFSEAGAVVVASSYTKVGGVYDYDGFRHDPDHPLESLADYCLGVYTNRNLPTRVDMLARNLLEYEADGLLINSIKSCNSFSAGQLVMMREVEKITGKPAAFIETDLVDPRYFSAANVKNRLESYFQMIDQKRRAGGSAAAAGA